The following proteins come from a genomic window of Chaetodon auriga isolate fChaAug3 chromosome 16, fChaAug3.hap1, whole genome shotgun sequence:
- the srrm2 gene encoding serine/arginine repetitive matrix protein 2 isoform X3 encodes MYNGIGLTTPRGSGTNGYVQRNLSSLRVKRPRDERGGERDEKDRERLESQLNRQPNADILEHQRKRQLEVKCAELQDMMEEQGYSAEEIEEKVNSFRMMLQEKQEPAPATNERPSVTETHALAAANQQKNDRLRAAFGISSDYVDGSSFHADRKEREKEKREQERLERERLQQQKYTLVEDSDHSDSPPKKRSRKKKKKNKNRDSSESPSPSPRREKKKSKKKKKKREASEEEEDDSSSDEKQKVSRKKQKKSESPSPPKAKAVRHRSASSSSAHSQSPAPLRSRQQDQSARKADEGRKGRSPDRRRRGYEEHSPHQKGEGKRSNVERDKERPSETEKTSAKRRHDSSSPSPPTHTEKNRDRERGRRSRSKQKESEKGRRSRSREVEKRRRSRSIENEREKGRRSRSKEKERERGRSSRSREMEKGRRSRSRDNERGRRSRSRENERERGRRSRSREVEKGRRSRSRDNERGRCSRSREVEKGRRSRSRDNERGRRSRSRENERERGRRSRSREVEKRRPSRNRDVEKGRRSKSREKRYKGKESAPQRSRHDSSLSPSPSPPKRERSRDTEREKDRNKQDKNTRHDSSSPSPPPEKGRARRERSGERESRTERDLHSKVPNDSRRDTGRRQEREASPCHQKNDRTRDGHPSRDSLSPASRSPVTNGRQREREEERRREKDKESTKERDRHLSKRREEDRERGQEGGRKRDEALPASSESRRDGSRPAEKSRRTEAKESQEKASSPPRKEKREDKAKQPEKKKERSSSSSSSSSSGSSSSSSSGSSSDSDSDSSSSSSSSSSSSSSSSSEDETKAKKAGSVGRDKSSPSKSTASAIGAAVHRYLANGRKKSPVSASEGEGPRRAQKDRDSGGDKPERERPSHRAPAESYPSRTKGQERYSPTQMDSPSPPPSPSNRVDASRGGHRFSPSEAEAEKPRVEAKVRERERGREREAARRPPRSSPTTRRSRSPPQRTSTASPARRTPPRQYQEAPSRFRRASPPPAWSDRDRERQRDRDRDRDREKDRGHERATRRSRSRSPRRRSRSRSGSPRRRSPPSRSRRSPSPQRRRRSSRSLSRDRARERERERVRQREAEQERQREKEHQPPKAAPQPHRSSSSSSSSSSSSSSSSSSPSPQRERKDTKAPTERDRRTEREDERREDREQKSRSSSSRGPSKDRSQAPPSGRGGPQSESRRSEASSRRPVAGSQSETKQSSQGPSWKQSPAPAPPPPAQTVTSESAVNGKQANANKKANRSSSSSSSSSSSSSSSSSSSSSSADSSDSEAEQGQGKTDRAQSSPSSSSSSENEKETKKKSPATSGRVPADSLRDSRSLSYSPPRYMRAAPRSPSRRSGSRPSPSRSSSSRRRK; translated from the exons ATGTACAATGGGATTGGCCTGACGACTCCTCGGGGCAGCGGCACCAATGGCTACGTGCAGCGCAACCTGTCGAGCCTGCGGGTCAAACGGCCGCGGGATGAACGCGGCGGCGAACGGGATGAGAAGGACCGGGAGAGGCTGGAGAGTCAGCTCAACAGGCAACCCAATGCTGACATCCTGGAACACCAACGGAAGAGGCAGCTGGAGGTCAAGTGTGCCGAGCTGCAAGACATGATGGAGGAGCAGGG GTATTCAGCTGAGGAGATCGAGGAGAAGGTGAACAGTTTCCGTATGATGCTGCAGGAGAAGCAGGAGCCGGCTCCCGCCACCAATGAAAGACCATC GGTGACAGAGACTCATGCTCTGGCTGCAGCCAACCAGCAGAAGAACGACCGTCTTCGTGCTGCTTTTGGCATCTCCAGCGACTATGTGGACGGCTCATCCTTCCACGCTGACcgcaaggagagagagaaggagaagcgAGAGCAGGAGCgcctggagagggagaggctgcagcagcagaaatataC GTTGGTGGAGGATTCAGACCATTCAGATTCTCCTCCCAAGAAACGCAGTcggaagaagaaaaagaaaaacaagaacagagacag ctcagagagtCCGTCCCCGTCTCCTCgacgagagaagaagaaatcaaaaaagaagaaaaagaaacg tgaggcatcagaagaggaggaagacgacaG TTCCTCAGATGAGAAGCAGAAAGTGTCaaggaagaaacaaaagaagagtGAAAGTCCAAGTCCCCCAAAAGCAAAGGCCGTGAGACACCGGAgcgcctcctccagctctgctcacAG CCAATCTCCAGCTCCGCTGAGATCCCGTCAACAGGACCAAAGTGCAAGAAAAGCTGATGAAGGAAGAAAGGGGAGATCACCTGACAGGAGGAGACGGGGCTACGAGGAGCACAGCCCCCATCAGAAAGGCGAAGGA AAGAGGTCCAAtgtggagagagacaaagagcgGCCGAGTGAGACGGAGAAGACCTCCGCCAAGAGGAGACATGACTCCTCATCCCCctctccaccaacacacactgaaaaaaacagggacagggagagagggaggaggtccagaagcaaacaaaaggagAGTGAGAAAGGGAGGCGCTCCagaagcagagaggtggagaaaagGAGGCGTTCCAGGAGCATAGAAAACGAGCGAGAGAAAGGGAGGCGTTCAAGAagcaaagagaaggagagagagagaggaaggagctccagaagcagagagatggagaaaggaaGGAGGTCAAGGAGCAGGGAcaatgagagagggaggcgtTCAAGGAGtagagaaaatgagagggagagagggaggcgcTCTAGAAGCAGGGAGGTGGAGAAAGGGAGGCgatcgaggagcagagacaatgagagagggaggtgctccagaagcagagaggtggagaaaggAAGGAGGTCGAGGAGCAGGGAcaatgagagagggaggcgtTCAAGGAGtagagaaaatgagagggagagagggaggcgctccagaagcagagaggtggagaaaagGAGGCCTTCAAGAAACAGAGATGTGGAGAAAGGGAG gcgctcaaaaagcagagaaaagaggtACAAAGGAAAGGAGAGTGCTCCTCAGAGGAGCAGACATGATTCCTCCTtatccccttctccttctcctcctaaGAGGGAAAGGAGCAGAGACACTGAAcgggaaaaagacagaaataaacaagacaaaaataccAGACATGACTCCTCATCTCCCTCGCCTCCCCCTGAGAAGGGGAGGgcaaggagggagaggagtggagaAAGGGAGTCCCGGACTGAGAGAGATCTCCACTCAAAGGTGCCaaatgacagcaggagagacaccgggaggagacaggagagggaggCGTCTCCCTGCCATCAGAAAAATGACAGGACAAGGGACGGACACCCGTCCCGTGATTCCCTGTCCCCCGCCTCCcgctcacctgtcaccaatggGCGTcaaagagaaagggaggaggagaggagaagagaaaaagacaaggaGAGCACGAAGGAGAGGGACAGGCATCTGAGcaagaggagggaagaagacagagagcgAGGCCAGGAAGGCGGCAGAAAGAGAGACGAGGCTCTCCCAGCGTCCTCAGAAAGCAGGCGAGATGGATCGAGACCTGCCgagaagagcaggaggacagaggcgAAGGAGAGCCAGGAGAAGGCGAGCAGCCCTCCAAGGAAGGAGAAACGTGAGGACAAGGCGAAGCAGCCTGAGAAGAAAAAggagcgcagcagcagcagcagtagcagcagcagtagtggtagtagtagcagtagcagcagcggtagcagcagtgacagtgacagtgatagctcctcatcctcctcctcttcttcgtcttcctcttcatcttcatcctctgaagATGAGACCAAGGCGAAGAAAGCTGGGTCAGTTGGCAGGGATAAAAGTAGCCCCTCGAAAAGTACGGCGTCTGCCATCGGTGCTGCCGTTCACAGATATTTAGCCAACGGCAGAAAGAAGAGCCCCGTCTCCGCCTCTGAGGGCGAGGGACCGAGACGAGCTCAGAAGGACAGAGACTCCGGAGGGGACAAACCCGAGAGGGAGAGACCCTCCCACCGCGCTCCTGCAGAGAGCTACCCGTCCCGGACAAAGGGTCAGGAGCGGTACAGCCCCACGCAGATGGACAGCCCCAGTCCGCCTCCTTCCCCGTCCAACAGGGTGGACGCCAGCAGAGGCGGCCACAGGTTCTCTCCCTCTGAGGCCGAAGCCGAGAAACCGAGGGTGGAGGCAAAAGTcagggagagggagcgagggagggagagggaagccGCCAGGAGGCCCCCGAGGTCTAGCCCTACAACCAGGAGGTCACGCTCTCCACCCCAGAGAACCTCCACCGCCTCCCCAGCCCGTCGCACTCCACCAAGGCAGTATCAGGAGGCCCCGAGCCGCTTCAGGAGAGCTTCTCCTCCTCCGGCCTGGTCAGACcgggacagagagaggcagagggacagggacagggacagggacagggagaaggacagaggacatgaGCGTGCCACCAGAAGGAGCAGGTCCAGAAGCCCAAGAAGGCGCAGTAGGTCCAGGTCTGGCAGCCCGAGGAGGCGAAGCCCCCCCAGCAG GTCCCGACGTTCTCCTTCTCCGCAGCggcggaggaggagcagccGCTCCCTCTCCAGAGACAGAGCCAGAGAAAGGGAGCGTGAGAGGGTcaggcagagggaggcagaacaagagagacaaagggaaaagGAGCATCAGCCACCAAAAGCTGCTCCCCAGCCCCACaggtcctcttcctcctcatcttcttcctccagctcctcctcttcctcttcgtcCTCACCTTCACCGCAGCGAGAGAGGAAAGACACAAAAGCAccgacagagagagacagaagaacgGAGcgagaggacgagaggagggaggacagagagcagaaaagtcgctcctcttcctcacggGGACCTTCCAAAGACCGTTCACAAGCTCCACCCTCAGGGAGAGGAGGCCCCCAGTCAGAGTCCCGGCGCTCTGAAGCGTCCTCCAGAAGGCCCGTGgctggcagccaatcagaaaccaaACAGTCGTCACAAGGCCCCAGCTGGAAGCAGTCACCGGCGCCGGCACCTCCACCGCCGGCCCAAACAGTCACGAGTGAGAGCGCCGTGAACGGGAAGCAGGCAAACGCCAACAAGAAAGccaacaggagcagcagctccagctcctcctcctcttcgtcatcctcctcttcttcctcctcttcttcctcctctgcagacagTTCGGACTCTGAAGCGGAGCAAGGGCAAGG gaagacagacagagctcaGAGCTCTccttcctcgtcctcctcatcaGAGAATGAAAAGGAAACTAAGAAAAAGAG CCCTGCCACGTCCGGGAGGGTCCCTGCTGATTCACTGAGAGATTCTCGATCGCTCAGTTATTCTCCTCCAAGATACATGAGAGCAGCGCCGCGCTCGCCGAGCCGCAG GAGTGGCAGCAGACCGTCGCCGAGCCGCTCGTCAAGCAGCAGACGAAGGAAATGA
- the srrm2 gene encoding serine/arginine repetitive matrix protein 2 isoform X1, giving the protein MYNGIGLTTPRGSGTNGYVQRNLSSLRVKRPRDERGGERDEKDRERLESQLNRQPNADILEHQRKRQLEVKCAELQDMMEEQGYSAEEIEEKVNSFRMMLQEKQEPAPATNERPSVTETHALAAANQQKNDRLRAAFGISSDYVDGSSFHADRKEREKEKREQERLERERLQQQKYTLVEDSDHSDSPPKKRSRKKKKKNKNRDSSESPSPSPRREKKKSKKKKKKREASEEEEDDSSSDEKQKVSRKKQKKSESPSPPKAKAVRHRSASSSSAHSQSPAPLRSRQQDQSARKADEGRKGRSPDRRRRGYEEHSPHQKGEGKRSNVERDKERPSETEKTSAKRRHDSSSPSPPTHTEKNRDRERGRRSRSKQKESEKGRRSRSREVEKRRRSRSIENEREKGRRSRSKEKERERGRSSRSREMEKGRRSRSRDNERGRRSRSRENERERGRRSRSREVEKGRRSRSRDNERGRCSRSREVEKGRRSRSRDNERGRRSRSRENERERGRRSRSREVEKRRPSRNRDVEKGRRSRSREVERGRRSKSREKRYKGKESAPQRSRHDSSLSPSPSPPKRERSRDTEREKDRNKQDKNTRHDSSSPSPPPEKGRARRERSGERESRTERDLHSKVPNDSRRDTGRRQEREASPCHQKNDRTRDGHPSRDSLSPASRSPVTNGRQREREEERRREKDKESTKERDRHLSKRREEDRERGQEGGRKRDEALPASSESRRDGSRPAEKSRRTEAKESQEKASSPPRKEKREDKAKQPEKKKERSSSSSSSSSSGSSSSSSSGSSSDSDSDSSSSSSSSSSSSSSSSSEDETKAKKAGSVGRDKSSPSKSTASAIGAAVHRYLANGRKKSPVSASEGEGPRRAQKDRDSGGDKPERERPSHRAPAESYPSRTKGQERYSPTQMDSPSPPPSPSNRVDASRGGHRFSPSEAEAEKPRVEAKVRERERGREREAARRPPRSSPTTRRSRSPPQRTSTASPARRTPPRQYQEAPSRFRRASPPPAWSDRDRERQRDRDRDRDREKDRGHERATRRSRSRSPRRRSRSRSGSPRRRSPPSRSRRSPSPQRRRRSSRSLSRDRARERERERVRQREAEQERQREKEHQPPKAAPQPHRSSSSSSSSSSSSSSSSSSPSPQRERKDTKAPTERDRRTEREDERREDREQKSRSSSSRGPSKDRSQAPPSGRGGPQSESRRSEASSRRPVAGSQSETKQSSQGPSWKQSPAPAPPPPAQTVTSESAVNGKQANANKKANRSSSSSSSSSSSSSSSSSSSSSSADSSDSEAEQGQGKTDRAQSSPSSSSSSENEKETKKKSPATSGRVPADSLRDSRSLSYSPPRYMRAAPRSPSRRSGSRPSPSRSSSSRRRK; this is encoded by the exons ATGTACAATGGGATTGGCCTGACGACTCCTCGGGGCAGCGGCACCAATGGCTACGTGCAGCGCAACCTGTCGAGCCTGCGGGTCAAACGGCCGCGGGATGAACGCGGCGGCGAACGGGATGAGAAGGACCGGGAGAGGCTGGAGAGTCAGCTCAACAGGCAACCCAATGCTGACATCCTGGAACACCAACGGAAGAGGCAGCTGGAGGTCAAGTGTGCCGAGCTGCAAGACATGATGGAGGAGCAGGG GTATTCAGCTGAGGAGATCGAGGAGAAGGTGAACAGTTTCCGTATGATGCTGCAGGAGAAGCAGGAGCCGGCTCCCGCCACCAATGAAAGACCATC GGTGACAGAGACTCATGCTCTGGCTGCAGCCAACCAGCAGAAGAACGACCGTCTTCGTGCTGCTTTTGGCATCTCCAGCGACTATGTGGACGGCTCATCCTTCCACGCTGACcgcaaggagagagagaaggagaagcgAGAGCAGGAGCgcctggagagggagaggctgcagcagcagaaatataC GTTGGTGGAGGATTCAGACCATTCAGATTCTCCTCCCAAGAAACGCAGTcggaagaagaaaaagaaaaacaagaacagagacag ctcagagagtCCGTCCCCGTCTCCTCgacgagagaagaagaaatcaaaaaagaagaaaaagaaacg tgaggcatcagaagaggaggaagacgacaG TTCCTCAGATGAGAAGCAGAAAGTGTCaaggaagaaacaaaagaagagtGAAAGTCCAAGTCCCCCAAAAGCAAAGGCCGTGAGACACCGGAgcgcctcctccagctctgctcacAG CCAATCTCCAGCTCCGCTGAGATCCCGTCAACAGGACCAAAGTGCAAGAAAAGCTGATGAAGGAAGAAAGGGGAGATCACCTGACAGGAGGAGACGGGGCTACGAGGAGCACAGCCCCCATCAGAAAGGCGAAGGA AAGAGGTCCAAtgtggagagagacaaagagcgGCCGAGTGAGACGGAGAAGACCTCCGCCAAGAGGAGACATGACTCCTCATCCCCctctccaccaacacacactgaaaaaaacagggacagggagagagggaggaggtccagaagcaaacaaaaggagAGTGAGAAAGGGAGGCGCTCCagaagcagagaggtggagaaaagGAGGCGTTCCAGGAGCATAGAAAACGAGCGAGAGAAAGGGAGGCGTTCAAGAagcaaagagaaggagagagagagaggaaggagctccagaagcagagagatggagaaaggaaGGAGGTCAAGGAGCAGGGAcaatgagagagggaggcgtTCAAGGAGtagagaaaatgagagggagagagggaggcgcTCTAGAAGCAGGGAGGTGGAGAAAGGGAGGCgatcgaggagcagagacaatgagagagggaggtgctccagaagcagagaggtggagaaaggAAGGAGGTCGAGGAGCAGGGAcaatgagagagggaggcgtTCAAGGAGtagagaaaatgagagggagagagggaggcgctccagaagcagagaggtggagaaaagGAGGCCTTCAAGAAACAGAGATGTGGAGAAAGGGAGGCGTTCAAGGAGCAGAgaagtggagagagggaggcgctcaaaaagcagagaaaagaggtACAAAGGAAAGGAGAGTGCTCCTCAGAGGAGCAGACATGATTCCTCCTtatccccttctccttctcctcctaaGAGGGAAAGGAGCAGAGACACTGAAcgggaaaaagacagaaataaacaagacaaaaataccAGACATGACTCCTCATCTCCCTCGCCTCCCCCTGAGAAGGGGAGGgcaaggagggagaggagtggagaAAGGGAGTCCCGGACTGAGAGAGATCTCCACTCAAAGGTGCCaaatgacagcaggagagacaccgggaggagacaggagagggaggCGTCTCCCTGCCATCAGAAAAATGACAGGACAAGGGACGGACACCCGTCCCGTGATTCCCTGTCCCCCGCCTCCcgctcacctgtcaccaatggGCGTcaaagagaaagggaggaggagaggagaagagaaaaagacaaggaGAGCACGAAGGAGAGGGACAGGCATCTGAGcaagaggagggaagaagacagagagcgAGGCCAGGAAGGCGGCAGAAAGAGAGACGAGGCTCTCCCAGCGTCCTCAGAAAGCAGGCGAGATGGATCGAGACCTGCCgagaagagcaggaggacagaggcgAAGGAGAGCCAGGAGAAGGCGAGCAGCCCTCCAAGGAAGGAGAAACGTGAGGACAAGGCGAAGCAGCCTGAGAAGAAAAAggagcgcagcagcagcagcagtagcagcagcagtagtggtagtagtagcagtagcagcagcggtagcagcagtgacagtgacagtgatagctcctcatcctcctcctcttcttcgtcttcctcttcatcttcatcctctgaagATGAGACCAAGGCGAAGAAAGCTGGGTCAGTTGGCAGGGATAAAAGTAGCCCCTCGAAAAGTACGGCGTCTGCCATCGGTGCTGCCGTTCACAGATATTTAGCCAACGGCAGAAAGAAGAGCCCCGTCTCCGCCTCTGAGGGCGAGGGACCGAGACGAGCTCAGAAGGACAGAGACTCCGGAGGGGACAAACCCGAGAGGGAGAGACCCTCCCACCGCGCTCCTGCAGAGAGCTACCCGTCCCGGACAAAGGGTCAGGAGCGGTACAGCCCCACGCAGATGGACAGCCCCAGTCCGCCTCCTTCCCCGTCCAACAGGGTGGACGCCAGCAGAGGCGGCCACAGGTTCTCTCCCTCTGAGGCCGAAGCCGAGAAACCGAGGGTGGAGGCAAAAGTcagggagagggagcgagggagggagagggaagccGCCAGGAGGCCCCCGAGGTCTAGCCCTACAACCAGGAGGTCACGCTCTCCACCCCAGAGAACCTCCACCGCCTCCCCAGCCCGTCGCACTCCACCAAGGCAGTATCAGGAGGCCCCGAGCCGCTTCAGGAGAGCTTCTCCTCCTCCGGCCTGGTCAGACcgggacagagagaggcagagggacagggacagggacagggacagggagaaggacagaggacatgaGCGTGCCACCAGAAGGAGCAGGTCCAGAAGCCCAAGAAGGCGCAGTAGGTCCAGGTCTGGCAGCCCGAGGAGGCGAAGCCCCCCCAGCAG GTCCCGACGTTCTCCTTCTCCGCAGCggcggaggaggagcagccGCTCCCTCTCCAGAGACAGAGCCAGAGAAAGGGAGCGTGAGAGGGTcaggcagagggaggcagaacaagagagacaaagggaaaagGAGCATCAGCCACCAAAAGCTGCTCCCCAGCCCCACaggtcctcttcctcctcatcttcttcctccagctcctcctcttcctcttcgtcCTCACCTTCACCGCAGCGAGAGAGGAAAGACACAAAAGCAccgacagagagagacagaagaacgGAGcgagaggacgagaggagggaggacagagagcagaaaagtcgctcctcttcctcacggGGACCTTCCAAAGACCGTTCACAAGCTCCACCCTCAGGGAGAGGAGGCCCCCAGTCAGAGTCCCGGCGCTCTGAAGCGTCCTCCAGAAGGCCCGTGgctggcagccaatcagaaaccaaACAGTCGTCACAAGGCCCCAGCTGGAAGCAGTCACCGGCGCCGGCACCTCCACCGCCGGCCCAAACAGTCACGAGTGAGAGCGCCGTGAACGGGAAGCAGGCAAACGCCAACAAGAAAGccaacaggagcagcagctccagctcctcctcctcttcgtcatcctcctcttcttcctcctcttcttcctcctctgcagacagTTCGGACTCTGAAGCGGAGCAAGGGCAAGG gaagacagacagagctcaGAGCTCTccttcctcgtcctcctcatcaGAGAATGAAAAGGAAACTAAGAAAAAGAG CCCTGCCACGTCCGGGAGGGTCCCTGCTGATTCACTGAGAGATTCTCGATCGCTCAGTTATTCTCCTCCAAGATACATGAGAGCAGCGCCGCGCTCGCCGAGCCGCAG GAGTGGCAGCAGACCGTCGCCGAGCCGCTCGTCAAGCAGCAGACGAAGGAAATGA